Genomic DNA from Stigmatopora argus isolate UIUO_Sarg chromosome 13, RoL_Sarg_1.0, whole genome shotgun sequence:
gaataAGAGTACTTTATACTCCATTCATGCAGCACATAATTAGCATGTCCAAAGTAGGTTTGCTATTCCCAATCATCTGCCAAATATTGTgaacacttttaaaaatatgatagtAAACCATCAACAGTGGTCTTCAAACACAAGaccaaaaaataatgtatttttgccGTGTGGCAAGCGCTTAACATGATAACAAGTGCCACATGCTGAGGCATCTACAAAGTGTATTAGatgttaaataatttaaaatgtctGATTGAAATGTGTATTGACTTGCGTGGCTGCTGCTGGGACTTAATAGACccgccctttaaaaaaaaaacaaggtggtTTTACAGCTCTGTACTTTGAGTGGAGGAGAATGCACGGCCACCTACGCCCCGCCTGTGTTGATGGATCAGATTTGGCAGCTCCTATAAGGGTGTTTTTGTTGTAAGCCACGCCTTCCTCACAATTTTGAGGATATGAAAGCTCTGGCTTGGTATGGGAATTGCACATTCTTATTCTTACTGCAATTACCAGGACAAGACTATAGAAATGTATCGTATGAtgaaagtacttcatatttttggggatgtTTGTCACATTAAATCCCTGTCTTTCAAGAAAGAATGTTAATTTTAGTAAAACACCATATTTGCTGCCCTGTGgtttagtggttagcgcatcggcctcacagttctgagattgaaggtTCAATCcatggactttgcatgttctcatttggcctacgtgggttttctccgggtcctcttgtttccttccacattcccaaaacatgcatggctggttgaacactctaaattgcccctcggtatgagtgggagtgtgaatggttgtccgtctcctcgtgctctaCGATTGGCTGTCAATTATTTCCCATAGctggctgggacaggctccagcacccccccttgTGAGACTAGGcaggacagaaaatgaatgaataaacatagTACCATATTTGGAGCATTGCTCTCTATTCAGCTAATTGCAATGAAAAGAATATTGATAAAGGTACATGCTAATGCTTTGGCTGGTGAGCTGCAGAAGAAGGGAACGCGATGTTCTGAATATGAAGCATCTCTTTTCATCCGCTTTCAAAGCAGATTTTTATCCATGCGTTGGGGCTACGATAATTGGGCGTGACAGTGCTGGGCGTCACTGCAGGAGTTCAAGCTTCTTTTAATGCGGTGTCAGACATCAGAACCTCCTGCAGCGTTTCGGTTGCCTCGCTTTGCTGCCTTTGCGCTGTGGCTGCTGCATTGTGGCACTTGTGTGCAAGCCTCAAGACGTCTACACACACTCCCCAGTTCAGCAAAGGCTCAATTAAAGAAGCTCACATTCCGTGGCTGGTCCTTCCGACCCATGCGCACGCACACAATTATTACTTGATGGCTTGGCCTACTCTCCGCTCCACGCCTTGTGTGTCACGCTAAAAATAGCACCTCACTTAGGAGTCACTCTCACGCCTTGAGCATCCTTTCGTAATAATGCACTTCTCGCTAGCACGCTTCTGAGCATCACTCACAAATGTCACGCCGCCGGGGTGTGTGTCACCGGACACAATTTGCCAAGTAatcgtttttttctctcccccgtTTTCGCAATCGTGATTGGAAGCTCTTCTCTGaaaaaaggatgttttttttccatcagtgGGGCGActcaaggggaaaaaacaccttTGTTGCAAAAATTGAACTCTCGGAAGTCAGCACACAGATTGAATGTACAGTATGTGATGGTAATGGACACTGACAGTGGGCTCTCTACAGGACGTTTTTGTTCAGGGTTGAAGGTGATATCCACCATTTGCCTTTGCTGCATTCAATTTTGAGCTTATGGTCAGGCTGAGCTTTGTAATTTTATCATCAGAGAAATTTGAAGTGGTACCTGAACTCAAGAGAGCACTCGCTTCCTTTTCGATGTATAAAAGTTGATAGTTTTACTTTGTGCACATAGTAGATGCACATAAAAACAAGAGCCACTCAATTGAATGTAGTGTGTCTACATGTGTTGGTTGGTGAAACACTTCCAGATTTTTATTCCTACACAAGAAGTGAAACCACTCTCAAGGATCAAATGTTCAAAATAAACTGTGTGACCGGAACTCCTGAGGTCATGATCCCTAAAATACAATGTAGTCTGTacaacatttttgtgtgtgtacctTCAGTTTAAGTGCATTTTATAGAACTAGTTTAGGtccttttcaacattttttaaccATAGTTTTATATTTAGCAGaacaaggctatttttctttattaaaaccaacggcaaaaaaacatggtgtttgatttgaatttaaaaaatgatttaatatgaAAGGAAGTTCAGTGACAAATTTGTTTTGCAGCTGATTAAATTAATAAGCTAAccatacattttttattgcacTTGAGTCTCCCATGTGGCTTGTTATGGtaatcaaaatattaaaaatgctgTTAATGTTAAACAGTGGGCTTGAGGTTAGCCACATATATACAAAAATGGCTGTATTGTGACATCCTCCTTTCAcagaaggcattttttttgtcttttcagcgATCTGCTGTCTTCAAATTATGTTGAGATCCACTACGAAGGCGATAAACCTGTCCTATCGAAGGTAACAGAAATGTAGTGGACTGCATGTGTTGTGCTAGAAAGTTGAAGAGATGGATTTGTGGATAAATAAATGTTGATATGGATGAGTGCTCAAGTGTATGTTATGACCAATTTTGATCCAAGCTGTATTTGTGTAAATGGCAAATTTAGGAACAAGAGTTTTGATCAGTGTTTTACAATTCATTTGGAACTATCAGGCAGcatgtaaaagaaaatacttcaaaacaaaaatgagtaTGAAACCAATGAAATACAGAACAGCTCAGGAAAAAACATAACAGTACCAGCTCTTTTTACATGGTGGGGGAGGAAGTGAGTTTTAAGAAATGATTGGAGCAGGGCAGAGTAACTAATGAGATCCATTATAATATTCCGCCCTAACGAGGATAATCATACTCCGTTTGAACTGACCCGTGAGGGGTATTACTTTAACAGCATGTTTTGTGTTATCATGGTGCCAGTTTGCACTTGGAGTTTtctgtaaaaataaagaaattgaTGTGTAtgttgtgtatgtatatgtgtatgtatatatatgtatgtgtatatgtgtgtgtgtatatatatttatatatatatatatatatatatatatatatatatatatatatatatatatatatatatatataaaataaactcCCATTActtgtaatattatttttgctttatCCATCAAAGCTTATTATAATAGCCTCTGTAAGAGTAAAGCACTCAATACAATTAGATTGTCCAAATGTTAAGGCCTGGTACACATTAGGCAAGTGAGGTAGTAAGCAGGTTATAGAATAAGATTCTTTTTGCGGCTGCTGAATCAGGCTGAATGGGTTGGGTGTACTGTAGCTGAATCAGCAGGCTTCCGCTCGCCCCGCAGCCTCCTGCTGGAGTTCTGCTCACGTGACGAGGGAGGGAAAGCACTCTGCAGTGTCAGTGCAGTGTTAGATGGGTGAAATGCGAGAAAAAGAAAGCGGGTGGGAAAGTGAGCCAGAGTCCTTCACTCACCCGGCGTCTTGACATCTGAGTCACGGATAGCACCGAGACCTActttgtaatgtcttcacgatCCCCATTAACAGGAGAGCATCGTTTTCTGCAAGATGAAATGGCACCTCTTCTGGGGTTTCTTATTTGAAATATTCCAGCCAAAGGAGAACAAGATAAATGGGAAAAATACCCAGGTGTACAAGGATGTGTGTAGTATGACATCAGTGGTGGGTGGTCAGACCCTAACATAATTGTTCCATAAAACTGTCCTTATTCATTACTAGCAGTTATTCACCGTGTACAAGGAAGTTGATTTTTGTCTCAGTACTACTAGCCGATATGTTATACACTACTATATTCGCAATGTTTCTTTAAGCAATTATATTACTGGTATTTCCACTTAGGGTCATAATGTTGGCCCTCAATGATGTCAGCAATTGCGGCTTCTCAGAATGAATGCGTATAATTTGACCTGTTTTTAGTAGCATGTCTTTTTCCCTCAGGGCGGTGAGCACTGTTACTACCACGGGCAGGTGAGAGGCAAGAGTGACTCCCGTGTGGCCTTATCTACCTGCAATGGGCTGCAGTAAGTGAACTGAATTGTGCACTAACATTTCGGTCTCATGCACACTAATATTGACCCAATATTGAACGctcttttgtcttttcagtGGAATGTTTGACGATGGAGCCCATGTATACCTGATTGAGCCACTGCAACCGACTCATTTGATTGTAAGTTATTGGCTTAGCCTTGATCTGATAATATAagttatttttgggaatattgcTGCTGCAGCATTAACTTAAGAAATTGTGCAAATGTTGACTATTTGATTTGTTGTATAAGCAATGCTATGCTACTCAAAGTAGAGTAGAAATCCTACTCAAGGTCAAGCCACAAGGTAGCCACTCATCGCTTTTTTCGATTTTGGCATCGTGTTAGACCTAGACGCCATTATTATTTGACGGCTTTGCAATTTTTGTCATCGTATCTTTCCCTTGACCGTCCATCGGCATTTGACTTTGGAACAGCGTTGCAAAATTGCTGCGTGCCATGACATTTTTCTGCAACCAACTGCAGTTTGGAATTAGTTAGAGAAACATTACCTTTGTCACGTATCTTTAACGCTAGTATAATTTACACTATCCACAGCAAATACCTCCAAAAGTAATCGCTAGTTGGGCAGCAATTCTACAACAACCCTCTAAAGTTAAGTGGCATTTCTTTGGCAAAGGAAGTTAATCCTTAAAAAGTCTGCAAAGCCTAAACTCTCAAATgtggatgtttttatttatgtatttatttattttcaacctGATTGCGATGATCTATTTAACGTATCAATGTGGAAGGACTTTAAGTTGGTCCTTGCGtccttgtatttattttttatttttttaatggccctCATTGAAAACCAGTTCAGACACCTTTGGTCTTAATGGGACACAAAAGTGAATGGAAAAGGGGACAATAGTGCTCATTAGAAGTAAGGAGCACTATTGTGTCTGCATCATAGTAGTTAAAAGCCGATATTTCCAGAAAGAAGCCGTTgtcagacatttttaaatgccaatgCTATTTTAGGCACTCAAATGCGAGTAATTGCAGGTATACTGTGTAGTATATTAATCATTAATTAAGTCTTTGAAGGTCATTTATCCTCAAAGTTGTCTATTGTTTTAACTTAAACTATAGTAGTACGTGGGGGGGGAAAACGAAAACCCTATATTTATCCGAGGATTGAAAAATTAATGTGAGTGGCAATAACGAACACTTTTGACAGTTTCCTGTCCCAGGTCAGTGGCCTACGCCCTCTTTGACGTCAAATGACTAACAAACATATTTGGGATGCTTATAGATTAGAATTTGGCGGTAGGAAAGGGTGGACAGGAGAAATGTTGGAACCTTGAATTGTAGGAACAGAAGGCAAGGATTGTGAGGCCTTTTCCCCGAACCCCGGTTTCCTCTCATAAAAAAGAGGAAGCAGAAAGGGAAAGAGACGAAGATCTGGGAGATCCGCAGGGAGTCAAGGTGACAGAGTAGATAAGCCTTGGAAGTTGGAATCCATAGTGTCAGACATTGATTTTGCCCCATAGAATCTCAATAGTGTATTTTTTGTCAGCTGTCGGTTATGAATTCAACAAAAAAGGCCTTATAAGAAGTTAAGGGTTAGGTAGATTTCCATATTGTGCGACTGGTACATCATGAGTCTTGGACTGTGTGGATTCCCTTTTTCTTATATTCAAGATTCAATGTGAAAACATGTAGGTTTTTAGTTCTCAACACATTCCTTGGACCTTGTAGCTTATTGTGCTTTCACCCTTTAGGCTACAGAAGCAAGGCCTCATCAGCTCAGAAGAGGTGCCTCGCTCCATTGGAAGAATGAGTCACAGCAACTGGGCAAGGATTTACAACACTGTCAAACATCATCTTTGAAAACATCCTTGCTTTCAGGGCCTCCACCCCAGCTTGTCACATATTTCTTATTAACCACCTCATTTGGATAATACATTATgccatacacacatatacagccACTTGCGGGCTACAAGGAAATTCCAGTATCCAAACAGGAAATTACAACAAATATTTCTCTAGAAATTGCTTTCGAACGTGTTGCTCTGCCAGGCAGTAACTTTTCCCAATTGCCATTGGAATTGACTGATATTTCCGTGTGTGGGAATGATGAATACAGCCATTTTTGGAATTGAACCTCAATTTGAGGGCCACGCAAAACGATGTGGCGGCCCGGTTCTGGCCCCCAGACTGCGAGTTTGACAGTAGAATCTTTTGGATTATCACTTGTGCAGATGTATATAACGTTTTGGCTATAAATGCTCCCTGCGTATTTTAATGGGGGCTTCTGTGTGTTGTTTACACTGACAGCGGAGGAAGAGAGACTCTTCTCGGAGCTGGATGACTTGTCCTGGCTGAAGCGCCGGAAAAAGCGAGCTGTGAGTGTCTGAACTCATCTCTAGAGAGACAACAAAAACTTCCCCTCACCCGCCTGTGAATTGTTATGCAATGATGTCAAGTGTTTGCATAGTTTTACCTGGACTCCAAAGCATATCACACCAGGGCTCTGCTTTTGGAAGAAGAATATAGTACACATTTTAAATCGATTTCGCCACTGCAGAATATCTGATGCTCTTATTTTCCAGGTATCTGTATTTGAAGAGATGAAATATTTGGAGATCATGATTGTCTCTGACCACAGTATGGTAAGTGTTCtctaccatgttttttttagatagaGTTCTTTAAAAGTTTTAGCTACTTGCAAAACCAATACACAAATAACTCTTTCTATTTCCTTGCAGTACAAACGccaaaaaaacaagcagcacaCAGGCAATATTGCCAAGTCGGTGGTGAATCTTGTGGATGCTGTGAGTAaggtcttccttttttttccccccttccccCCTCAGTTGGCCGAACACTTTCGGTACAAACTGAGTCACTCGGTAACACTAAGGCGGCACTATTGGCTTTGGTGAGATTTTCTCCCTGGCGTTCCCTGCCACGATTCTTGCATAAAATTCCGCTATTTAGGATAGGATAATCCCACAAAGGGACTTTTCAGAAAGTACCTTAACACGtaagctgtttttttcccctcgtgTTGGCATATTGATCTTGTTTGTTTTCGCCATGTCTTTTGAAGGCCACATGAAGCGTCAAAGCAAGGTAACGTCGTAAACAAACCGCAGCagctctgtttttgtttttactgcaACGTGGCGGTCTGAGTCAGGGTTTCCTCAACCTGAAATGCACATATTTCACGATTGAGAAACTCTCACGGCACACCAACCAACACAAAGGctacaaaaatacatataaacagGAACAATGATGATcttgtcttcattttttcttgCTCGGTGTTAAATCTGAGCCACTTTCTTTGAatttaaaggttttattttctcGTGTACATGTAAAGAGACACTATGCTCTTGCCGACCTTATCATTTTTCTTCAATTCTTCAGTATTTGCGGTGTTTGCAAATGGCGGGCCTTTTTTGTGCAGTGTTATTTGATCTTCTCTCAGTAGTCCAGACGGCAATGTGCATTATTGATCTGAATCTGTGCTCTCGCTTCTGTTTGCCCTCCATTCCCCTGCACACATCAATGGCAGGTCTTCAAAGAGCAGCTGCGGACTCGCGTGGTGCTGGTTGCTTCGGAGATCTGGACAGACAAAGATCGTATTCCGGTCAGCGTGAGACCTTTGGAAATGCTGCGGGACTTTTCCAAGTACCGCCTGCAGAGCATCAAGCACCACGCGGACGCCGTGCACCTCTTCTCGTAAGCTCCGGAAATCACCTTTTGACGCTGCGTGATGGCTGCCCTtgatgtctttttcttttttttttggtttgtttgtttattttctagAAATGTGACCTTTCACTACGGCAGAAGCAGCGCAGCCTACTTTGGGGGCATGTGTACTGTGACCCGGGGGGTCGGCGTCAATGAGGTCAGATTCAGTCCGCACGCGTGGCCTTTATAACACGCCGTCAGTAGGGGTGATTGACCCTCCGTTGCCGTCACAGTATGGCAGCACCTGGTCAATGGCGAGCTCGTTATCCCAGAGCCTGGCTCAGAATCTGGCCATCCAGTGGGACCCCGCATTGAAGAGAAGTATGCATTTGATTTGGCGTTTCTTACTGTATATGAGCCAGGGCGGGTGGCTGGAACGATTACCCAGATTGTTGAAAACAAGATTAGGAAGCCGGTGGTTGGCTTGGTCTGAGTGGTAAAAGGAGGTTTGAGGTTTTGAAGATGACCTCTGAAACTGCACGTCTTGTGCTGCTGTTTCCAGTAGAGGGATTTGTGGCAAAACTAGAGTAATCTGGGGATATCATCATTGAAAAGCCATCTTTAGCGATTTAACCGCTTGTGGTTATTCAGCAGATGTTTTCAAAGCTCTGTAAATAAACCCAATCCACTTGCCTGGcacgtttttgtttgtttatgcgTGCGACCTGCCCATTTTCAGTAGGCGTGTACTCTTCCCTAATGTAAAAGTCACTGCCATAGTGGGAAAGGAAATGGATTACGTTTAATGCTAGCCATTCAATAACATGCTGGCTTCTTTTAATGGGGAAATTTTTGCTTATATTAACGCAGTATTTTCATTGCGGCTCTTTGAATTGTGCAGGTAATAATGtgataacttgatttctaaatATAATGTTTAATGTTGCTGTCCTAATGAAGTGTACAATGTATCTTAATGTAAATATTCACACTTTTACTTCAAGTATTAAGTGAAAATAGTAAGTCTTAAAATATTTCTCTACTCTCTGCCCTTTCTTGTCCCTGTGATTTACAGAGGAATGCGGTTGCACTGAGTCGTGGACTGGCTGCATAATGGAGGACACTGGGTAATGACCAGAAGGATTACTTTATTGGCTGTGTCCCATCTATAGAGTTGTAAAGTTGGAAATGTTTTTGGGACTGAGAATCTATGATCATTTGCATGGATTAGCATAATTAACTCAGTGTTTACCATTTATGGAgatgacgtccaatttatttgaactgggaatgtTTGCTGCCAGTCcttcattcaaatggattggacgcctgccGATGCAAGTGAGTGAATTAGTACACAAAATCTGGGATGTTGAAGTCAtctttgtgttatttttaaatgttatataacagttatttaatttgaaaaatgaaggaaaaaaactatattcTCCGAAAATTAGTTTTATTTCTAAATGTATAGTTGGAACAAATTTGAAGTTAATGCATGAGATTTAAATTTCATCTGACAGATGTTTCATCCCTCCATCCTCAGAATCCAACACCCACGGAAATTCTCCAAATGCAGCATCTCGGACTACAAGGACTTCCTCTTGAAAGGTGGAGGCTCGTGTCTTTTTAACAGGCCAACCAAGGTTCGCTACTCACGACTCCGCACGGACAGATGAGAAAGGGTCAGAATCACTCCACTTTTGCCAAGTCAACATTTCCACTTATTTTGGCAGCTGTACGAGCCCACCGAGTGCGGGAATGGATTCGTGGAAGTGGGGGAGGAGTGCGACTGCGGCGCGAGAGCTGTGAGTTTTCTTGGTTGGAGATGCCACGCGCCTGCCTTCCAATTGCTACAGCTCTGTTTCTATTTTCAGGAGTGCTACAAGGGATGCTGCAAAAAGTGCTCACTGGCTAACGGGGCGCACTGCAGCGACGGCCCCTGCTGCAATACCACGTGCCTGGTAACAGTTTGACTGGATGCgcagtctttttaaaaaacatatttagtcagacttgaaaaatgtattttcatacatatctgtttttttaatttttctgcaGTTCTTCCAAAGAGGTTACAGTTGCCGCTACGCCGTGAATGACTGCGATATATCAGAGACGTGCACCGGAGACTCTGGACAGGTTTCATAGTCCAAAAATTTCAGTGATTAACTATGTTAAAATATTGGTGTGTTATCTCAGAATTagctttttaaacacattttggctaATATAAGACAAAGACATCGAGActcagttatttatttattttattccaaTTTTGTCAGGAGCTTTGTCTCTTTTGGCCAAGCAGTTTTGAATAGTTTCATTGTCTCGTTTGACAAACATTTTAAGTACGGTAGATATTGCTGATGATATTGTCTGTTAAAAGGAGCTTCTTCTGCCTCCTTATTTGGCATTTTCCTTTtccaaaaacttgttttttttttcttggttgtaCTTGTTACTACTTTATTATGTTACCT
This window encodes:
- the adam23b gene encoding disintegrin and metalloproteinase domain-containing protein 23 isoform X3, with the translated sequence MRLIFLDTLLVSILTLWLHVSPASSASHSAEDKVERDAVPVKQQATAALVSEKPTRRLAEKVIAYPSRLVYYLNEDSESAAHDLDTRAKSQAAQGQAIHLAQVSFQIEAFGTRFVLDLTLNNDLLSSNYVEIHYEGDKPVLSKGGEHCYYHGQVRGKSDSRVALSTCNGLHGMFDDGAHVYLIEPLQPTHLIATEARPHQLRRGASLHWKNESQQLAEEERLFSELDDLSWLKRRKKRAVSVFEEMKYLEIMIVSDHSMYKRQKNKQHTGNIAKSVVNLVDAVFKEQLRTRVVLVASEIWTDKDRIPVSVRPLEMLRDFSKYRLQSIKHHADAVHLFSNVTFHYGRSSAAYFGGMCTVTRGVGVNEYGSTWSMASSLSQSLAQNLAIQWDPALKRKECGCTESWTGCIMEDTGIQHPRKFSKCSISDYKDFLLKGGGSCLFNRPTKLYEPTECGNGFVEVGEECDCGARAECYKGCCKKCSLANGAHCSDGPCCNTTCLFFQRGYSCRYAVNDCDISETCTGDSGQCPPNLHKQDGYHCQVDQGRCYSGECKTRENQCRYNWGPKAGGSEKFCYEKLNTEGTEKGNCGRDGEKWIQCSKHDVFCGYLLCSNIGRNPRIGIMKGDITPTSFNHQGRLIDCSGGHVLLDDETDLGYVDDGSPCGPSMMCLDHKCLSIQSLNISTCPIGPNGQVCSAHGVCNNEATCTCDSTWAGTDCSMPDPPKIVETTPTPGPKEM
- the adam23b gene encoding disintegrin and metalloproteinase domain-containing protein 23 isoform X2 encodes the protein MRLIFLDTLLVSILTLWLHVSPASSASHSAEDKVERDAVPVKQQATAALVSEKPTRRLAEKVIAYPSRLVYYLNEDSESAAHDLDTRAKSQAAQGQAIHLAQVSFQIEAFGTRFVLDLTLNNDLLSSNYVEIHYEGDKPVLSKGGEHCYYHGQVRGKSDSRVALSTCNGLHGMFDDGAHVYLIEPLQPTHLIATEARPHQLRRGASLHWKNESQQLAEEERLFSELDDLSWLKRRKKRAVSVFEEMKYLEIMIVSDHSMYKRQKNKQHTGNIAKSVVNLVDAVFKEQLRTRVVLVASEIWTDKDRIPVSVRPLEMLRDFSKYRLQSIKHHADAVHLFSNVTFHYGRSSAAYFGGMCTVTRGVGVNEYGSTWSMASSLSQSLAQNLAIQWDPALKRKECGCTESWTGCIMEDTGIQHPRKFSKCSISDYKDFLLKGGGSCLFNRPTKLYEPTECGNGFVEVGEECDCGARAECYKGCCKKCSLANGAHCSDGPCCNTTCLFFQRGYSCRYAVNDCDISETCTGDSGQCPPNLHKQDGYHCQVDQGRCYSGECKTRENQCRYNWGPKAGGSEKFCYEKLNTEGTEKGNCGRDGEKWIQCSKHDVFCGYLLCSNIGRNPRIGIMKGDITPTSFNHQGRLIDCSGGHVLLDDETDLGYVDDGSPCGPSMMCLDHKCLSIQSLNISTCPIGPNGQVCSAHGVCNNEATCTCDSTWAGTDCSMPDPPKIVETTPTPGPKVSVATNRLIGAVAGTILALGVIFGGTGWGIENVKKRRYDPNASAI
- the adam23b gene encoding disintegrin and metalloproteinase domain-containing protein 23 isoform X1, coding for MRLIFLDTLLVSILTLWLHVSPASSASHSAEDKVERDAVPVKQQATAALVSEKPTRRLAEKVIAYPSRLVYYLNEDSESAAHDLDTRAKSQAAQGQAIHLAQVSFQIEAFGTRFVLDLTLNNDLLSSNYVEIHYEGDKPVLSKGGEHCYYHGQVRGKSDSRVALSTCNGLHGMFDDGAHVYLIEPLQPTHLIATEARPHQLRRGASLHWKNESQQLAEEERLFSELDDLSWLKRRKKRAVSVFEEMKYLEIMIVSDHSMYKRQKNKQHTGNIAKSVVNLVDAVFKEQLRTRVVLVASEIWTDKDRIPVSVRPLEMLRDFSKYRLQSIKHHADAVHLFSNVTFHYGRSSAAYFGGMCTVTRGVGVNEYGSTWSMASSLSQSLAQNLAIQWDPALKRKECGCTESWTGCIMEDTGIQHPRKFSKCSISDYKDFLLKGGGSCLFNRPTKLYEPTECGNGFVEVGEECDCGARAECYKGCCKKCSLANGAHCSDGPCCNTTCLFFQRGYSCRYAVNDCDISETCTGDSGQCPPNLHKQDGYHCQVDQGRCYSGECKTRENQCRYNWGPKAGGSEKFCYEKLNTEGTEKGNCGRDGEKWIQCSKHDVFCGYLLCSNIGRNPRIGIMKGDITPTSFNHQGRLIDCSGGHVLLDDETDLGYVDDGSPCGPSMMCLDHKCLSIQSLNISTCPIGPNGQVCSAHGVCNNEATCTCDSTWAGTDCSMPDPPKIVETTPTPGPKGPSATNLIIGSIAGAILVAAIVLGGTGWGFKNVKKRRYDPNASAI